Proteins encoded in a region of the Aquila chrysaetos chrysaetos chromosome 25, bAquChr1.4, whole genome shotgun sequence genome:
- the NLRC3 gene encoding NLR family CARD domain-containing protein 3 isoform X2 — translation MSREASDGRGLDQPLPQAAGEVHLTAVPGGDHLLPAEAGPPHGGGGWPGAGGELPAREEPMVQKHLESLQSYYGNGLETGPLQRLTNLLLVEGLTDIQQKEHDILQIEATKGLRNVSKSIPLEKLFLPLSKVSIPPRISVTIGVAGIGKSTLVKLFVYTWAKGEINRDIIFVLPLTFRELNTYEKLSAERLICSAFPHITEPNCISAGAARTLLILDGLDEFKTPLDFSNTVVCTDPKKEIQVDNLITNIIRGNLLQEASVWVTSRPTAASQIPGGLVDRMTEIRGFGAAEMKDFLDQMFLDNRDLSGQVLHHIRANRPLHVMCTIPGFCWISGSSIGYCLKNSTDQFQETTVVPKTLSEIYSYYFKMALSSDWPEKPKETLRIEQAMNNSKKMVGSLGRLAFYGLLKKKYVFYEQDMKAYGIDLSLLQSSLCSRLLLKEEMQSFTAYYFSHLTIQEFLAAIYYYTAAKRAIFDLFTESGMSWPKLGFLNHFKSAVQRSLQAEDRHLDIFVRFLSGLLSPQVNKLLSGWLLMKDEHNSFRSQAINFLQGCLNTDYVISSRTVNTMHCLYEIQHTEIAKTVEEAMKNESLAGMLTPVNCSALAYLLQVSDVCVEETNLSNCLTYNICKSLLSQLLFCHNLRLDNNQFKDNVMELLGSVLSVKDCQIQKLSLAENQISNKGTKALARSLMVNRSLTVLDLRSNSVGPTGAKALADALKKNQVLLSLNLQHNTIKEDGATFLAEALLTNHRLTTLHLQKNAIGARGARKIAEALKQNCSLKELTLSSNSVGDNGSVALAEALKVNHSLQSLDLQSNSISSAGVTALTAALSSNKGLINLNLRENSISKEGGPAIARALRTNSTLRKLDLAANLLYDEGGKAIALAMKENRALTSLHLQWNFIQAKAATALAQALQFNSSLASLDLQENAIGDEGMVALSAALKVNTTLADLHLQVASVGVAGAQALAEALMVNKSLQILDLRGNSIGVAGAKAMANALKVNRSLRRLNLQENSLGMDGAICIATALKGNHGLTYVNLQGNRIGQSGAKMISDAIRTNSPDCVVDV, via the exons ATGTCACGGGAAGCCTCTGATGGAAG aggCTTGGATCAACCGCTACCGCAAGCAGCTGGTGAGGTCCATCTCACCGCAGTTCCTGGAGGAGATCATCTGCTACCTGCGGAGGCTGGACCTCCTCACGGCGGAGGAGGCTGGCCGGGCGCAGGAGGCGAGCTCCCTGCCCGAGAAG AACCCATGGTGCAGAAGCACCTGGAGAGCCTCCAAAGCTACTATGGGAATGGCTTGGAGACGGGTCCCCTCCAGCGACTCACGAACCTGCTGCTGGTGGAAGGCTTGACTGATATCCAGCAGAAGGAGCATGACATCCTGCAGATTGAAGCCACCAAAGGCTTACGAAATGTATCCAAGAGCATCCCTCTGGAGAAGCTCTTCCTGCCTCTCTCCAAGGTCAGCATCCCACCTCGGATCTCTGTCACCATCGGAGTGGCTGGGATTGGCAAAAGCACACTGGTGAAGCTGTTTGTCTACACCTGGGCAAAGGGGGAGATCAACAGGGACATCATCTTTGTGCTGCCCCTCACCTTCCGCGAGCTCAACACCTACGAGAAGCTCTCTGCTGAGAGGCTCATCTGCTCGGCATTCCCTCACATCACTGAGCCAAACTGCATCTCAGCAGGAGCCGCCAGGACCCTGCTGATCCTCGATGGCTTGGATGAGTTCAAGACTCCTTTGGATTTTTCCAACACGGTAGTATGCACCGATCCCAAAAAGGAGATCCAAGTGGACAACCTGATCACCAACATCATACGTGGCAACCTGCTGCAGGAGGCTTCTGTCTGGGTCACGTCGCGGCCAACAGCAGCCAGCCAAATCCCTGGTGGGCTTGTTGACCGGATGACGGAAATACGAGGTTTTGGAGCTGCAGAGATGAAGGACTTCTTGGACCAGATGTTCCTTGACAACAGAGACCTATCTGGCCAAGTCCTGCATCACATCAGGGCTAACAGGCCGTTACACGTCATGTGCACCATTCCTGGCTTTTGCTGGATTTCTGGCTCCTCAATCGGTTATTGCCTAAAAAATAGCACTGATCAATTCCAAGAAACAACTGTTGTCCCCAAGACCCTATCAGAAATCTACtcctattattttaaaatggctcTGAGCAGTGACTGGCCGgaaaagccaaaagaaacaCTCAGGATTGAGCAGGCTATGAACAACAGCAAGAAGATGGTGGGCAGCCTGGGCAGACTGGCGTTCTATGGGCTGCtcaaaaagaaatatgtgtTTTATGAGCAGGACATGAAGGCATACGGCATTGACCTTtccttgctgcagagcagcttgtGCAGTCGCCTCCTACTCAAAGAAGAGATGCAGTCCTTCACAGCCTACTACTTCTCCCACTTAACCATACAGGAGTTTCTAGCGGCTATTTATTATTACACGGCTGCAAAGCGGGCAATATTCGACCTCTTCACGGAGAGCGGGATGTCCTGGCCCAAGTTGGGTTTCCTCAACCACTTCAAGAGTGCTGTTCAGAGGTCgctgcaggcagaggacagGCATCTGGACATCTTTGTGCGTTTTCTGTCTGGGCTCCTCTCCCCTCAGGTGAACAAGCTGCTCTCTGGGTGGCTGCTGATGAAGGACGAGCACAACAGCTTCAGGAGCCAGGCAATCAACTTCCTCCAGGGCTGCCTGAACACCGACTACGTCATCTCCTCGCGGACGGTGAACACCATGCACTGCCTGTATGAAATTCAGCACACGGAGATTGCTAAGACTGTGGAAGAAGCAATGAAGAACGAGAGCTTGGCCGGGATGCTCACCCCTGTGAACTGCTCTGCCCTGGCTTATCTCCTGCAGGTCTCTGACGTCTGTGTGGAGGAGACGAACCTCTCCAACTGCCTCACCTACAACATCTGTAAGAGcctgctctcccagctcctcttcTGCCACAACCTCAG gctggacaatAATCAGTTTAAGGACAACGTGATGGAGCTGCTGGGCAGTGTGCTGAGTGTGAAGGACTGCCAGATCCAGAAGCTCAG cttggcagaaaatcAGATCAGCAATAAGGGAACCAAAGCGCTGGCCAGGTCGCTGATGGTGAACAGGAGCCTGACGGTGCTGGA CCTGCGAAGCAACTCCGTTGGCCCCACTGGAGCAAAAGCACTGGCTGATGcgctgaaaaaaaatcaagtcctGCTCTCCCTGAA CCTGCAGCACAACACCATCAAGGAGGATGGTGCCACTTTCCTGGCCGAGGCTCTGTTGACCAACCACAGGCTGACAACCCTGCA cctgcagaaaaatGCCATCGGAGCCCGCGGTGCCAGGAAAATAGCGGAGGCGCTGaagcagaactgcagcctgAAGGAGCTGAC ACTCTCCAGCAACTCAGTAGGAGACAACGGCTCGGTTGCCTTGGCCGAAGCTCTGAAGGTGAACCACAGTCTGCAAAGCCTCGA TCTCCAGAGCAACTCCATCAGCAGTGCTGGGGTCACCGCGCTGACAGCAGCTCTCTCCTCCAACAAGGGACTCATCAACCTCAA CCTGCGGGAGAACTCCATCAGCAAGGAGGGGGGCCCAGCCATCGCCCGTGCCCTGCGGACTAACAGCACCCTCAGGAAGCTGGA CTTAGCGGCGAACCTGCTGTATGATGAAGGTGGCAAGGCCATCGCTTTAGCGATGAAAGAGAACCGGGCGCTTACGTCCCTCCA CTTGCAGTGGAACTTCATCCAGGCAAAAGCTGCCACGGCCCTGGCACAAGCACTACAGTTCAACAGCAGCCTGGCCAGCCTCGA CTTGCAGGAGAATGCCATCGGAGACGAGGGAATGGTCGCCCTCTCCGCCGCGCTGAAGGTCAACACAACACTGGCAGATCTTCA CCTGCAAGTGGCTTCAGTTGGCGTGGCTGGTGCCCAAGCCCTGGCAGAAGCCTTGATGGTCAACAAGAGCCTGCAGATCCTAGA CTTGCGGGGAAACTCCATCGGTGTGGCAGGGGCCAAGGCGATGGCCAATGCGCTGAAGGTGAACCGCAGCCTCCGCCGGCTCAA
- the NLRC3 gene encoding NLR family CARD domain-containing protein 3 isoform X1 — protein MEEAWINRYRKQLVRSISPQFLEEIICYLRRLDLLTAEEAGRAQEASSLPEKVRAVVDVLAGKGSYASQSLQTFIETTNSQLYLHITVYEPMVQKHLESLQSYYGNGLETGPLQRLTNLLLVEGLTDIQQKEHDILQIEATKGLRNVSKSIPLEKLFLPLSKVSIPPRISVTIGVAGIGKSTLVKLFVYTWAKGEINRDIIFVLPLTFRELNTYEKLSAERLICSAFPHITEPNCISAGAARTLLILDGLDEFKTPLDFSNTVVCTDPKKEIQVDNLITNIIRGNLLQEASVWVTSRPTAASQIPGGLVDRMTEIRGFGAAEMKDFLDQMFLDNRDLSGQVLHHIRANRPLHVMCTIPGFCWISGSSIGYCLKNSTDQFQETTVVPKTLSEIYSYYFKMALSSDWPEKPKETLRIEQAMNNSKKMVGSLGRLAFYGLLKKKYVFYEQDMKAYGIDLSLLQSSLCSRLLLKEEMQSFTAYYFSHLTIQEFLAAIYYYTAAKRAIFDLFTESGMSWPKLGFLNHFKSAVQRSLQAEDRHLDIFVRFLSGLLSPQVNKLLSGWLLMKDEHNSFRSQAINFLQGCLNTDYVISSRTVNTMHCLYEIQHTEIAKTVEEAMKNESLAGMLTPVNCSALAYLLQVSDVCVEETNLSNCLTYNICKSLLSQLLFCHNLRLDNNQFKDNVMELLGSVLSVKDCQIQKLSLAENQISNKGTKALARSLMVNRSLTVLDLRSNSVGPTGAKALADALKKNQVLLSLNLQHNTIKEDGATFLAEALLTNHRLTTLHLQKNAIGARGARKIAEALKQNCSLKELTLSSNSVGDNGSVALAEALKVNHSLQSLDLQSNSISSAGVTALTAALSSNKGLINLNLRENSISKEGGPAIARALRTNSTLRKLDLAANLLYDEGGKAIALAMKENRALTSLHLQWNFIQAKAATALAQALQFNSSLASLDLQENAIGDEGMVALSAALKVNTTLADLHLQVASVGVAGAQALAEALMVNKSLQILDLRGNSIGVAGAKAMANALKVNRSLRRLNLQENSLGMDGAICIATALKGNHGLTYVNLQGNRIGQSGAKMISDAIRTNSPDCVVDV, from the exons ATGGAAG aggCTTGGATCAACCGCTACCGCAAGCAGCTGGTGAGGTCCATCTCACCGCAGTTCCTGGAGGAGATCATCTGCTACCTGCGGAGGCTGGACCTCCTCACGGCGGAGGAGGCTGGCCGGGCGCAGGAGGCGAGCTCCCTGCCCGAGAAGGTGAGGGCGGTGGTGGATGTCCTGGCTGGCAAGGGCAGCTACGCCTCCCAGTCCCTGCAGACCTTCATCGAGACCACCAATTCCCAGCTCTACCTTCACATCACTGTCTATG AACCCATGGTGCAGAAGCACCTGGAGAGCCTCCAAAGCTACTATGGGAATGGCTTGGAGACGGGTCCCCTCCAGCGACTCACGAACCTGCTGCTGGTGGAAGGCTTGACTGATATCCAGCAGAAGGAGCATGACATCCTGCAGATTGAAGCCACCAAAGGCTTACGAAATGTATCCAAGAGCATCCCTCTGGAGAAGCTCTTCCTGCCTCTCTCCAAGGTCAGCATCCCACCTCGGATCTCTGTCACCATCGGAGTGGCTGGGATTGGCAAAAGCACACTGGTGAAGCTGTTTGTCTACACCTGGGCAAAGGGGGAGATCAACAGGGACATCATCTTTGTGCTGCCCCTCACCTTCCGCGAGCTCAACACCTACGAGAAGCTCTCTGCTGAGAGGCTCATCTGCTCGGCATTCCCTCACATCACTGAGCCAAACTGCATCTCAGCAGGAGCCGCCAGGACCCTGCTGATCCTCGATGGCTTGGATGAGTTCAAGACTCCTTTGGATTTTTCCAACACGGTAGTATGCACCGATCCCAAAAAGGAGATCCAAGTGGACAACCTGATCACCAACATCATACGTGGCAACCTGCTGCAGGAGGCTTCTGTCTGGGTCACGTCGCGGCCAACAGCAGCCAGCCAAATCCCTGGTGGGCTTGTTGACCGGATGACGGAAATACGAGGTTTTGGAGCTGCAGAGATGAAGGACTTCTTGGACCAGATGTTCCTTGACAACAGAGACCTATCTGGCCAAGTCCTGCATCACATCAGGGCTAACAGGCCGTTACACGTCATGTGCACCATTCCTGGCTTTTGCTGGATTTCTGGCTCCTCAATCGGTTATTGCCTAAAAAATAGCACTGATCAATTCCAAGAAACAACTGTTGTCCCCAAGACCCTATCAGAAATCTACtcctattattttaaaatggctcTGAGCAGTGACTGGCCGgaaaagccaaaagaaacaCTCAGGATTGAGCAGGCTATGAACAACAGCAAGAAGATGGTGGGCAGCCTGGGCAGACTGGCGTTCTATGGGCTGCtcaaaaagaaatatgtgtTTTATGAGCAGGACATGAAGGCATACGGCATTGACCTTtccttgctgcagagcagcttgtGCAGTCGCCTCCTACTCAAAGAAGAGATGCAGTCCTTCACAGCCTACTACTTCTCCCACTTAACCATACAGGAGTTTCTAGCGGCTATTTATTATTACACGGCTGCAAAGCGGGCAATATTCGACCTCTTCACGGAGAGCGGGATGTCCTGGCCCAAGTTGGGTTTCCTCAACCACTTCAAGAGTGCTGTTCAGAGGTCgctgcaggcagaggacagGCATCTGGACATCTTTGTGCGTTTTCTGTCTGGGCTCCTCTCCCCTCAGGTGAACAAGCTGCTCTCTGGGTGGCTGCTGATGAAGGACGAGCACAACAGCTTCAGGAGCCAGGCAATCAACTTCCTCCAGGGCTGCCTGAACACCGACTACGTCATCTCCTCGCGGACGGTGAACACCATGCACTGCCTGTATGAAATTCAGCACACGGAGATTGCTAAGACTGTGGAAGAAGCAATGAAGAACGAGAGCTTGGCCGGGATGCTCACCCCTGTGAACTGCTCTGCCCTGGCTTATCTCCTGCAGGTCTCTGACGTCTGTGTGGAGGAGACGAACCTCTCCAACTGCCTCACCTACAACATCTGTAAGAGcctgctctcccagctcctcttcTGCCACAACCTCAG gctggacaatAATCAGTTTAAGGACAACGTGATGGAGCTGCTGGGCAGTGTGCTGAGTGTGAAGGACTGCCAGATCCAGAAGCTCAG cttggcagaaaatcAGATCAGCAATAAGGGAACCAAAGCGCTGGCCAGGTCGCTGATGGTGAACAGGAGCCTGACGGTGCTGGA CCTGCGAAGCAACTCCGTTGGCCCCACTGGAGCAAAAGCACTGGCTGATGcgctgaaaaaaaatcaagtcctGCTCTCCCTGAA CCTGCAGCACAACACCATCAAGGAGGATGGTGCCACTTTCCTGGCCGAGGCTCTGTTGACCAACCACAGGCTGACAACCCTGCA cctgcagaaaaatGCCATCGGAGCCCGCGGTGCCAGGAAAATAGCGGAGGCGCTGaagcagaactgcagcctgAAGGAGCTGAC ACTCTCCAGCAACTCAGTAGGAGACAACGGCTCGGTTGCCTTGGCCGAAGCTCTGAAGGTGAACCACAGTCTGCAAAGCCTCGA TCTCCAGAGCAACTCCATCAGCAGTGCTGGGGTCACCGCGCTGACAGCAGCTCTCTCCTCCAACAAGGGACTCATCAACCTCAA CCTGCGGGAGAACTCCATCAGCAAGGAGGGGGGCCCAGCCATCGCCCGTGCCCTGCGGACTAACAGCACCCTCAGGAAGCTGGA CTTAGCGGCGAACCTGCTGTATGATGAAGGTGGCAAGGCCATCGCTTTAGCGATGAAAGAGAACCGGGCGCTTACGTCCCTCCA CTTGCAGTGGAACTTCATCCAGGCAAAAGCTGCCACGGCCCTGGCACAAGCACTACAGTTCAACAGCAGCCTGGCCAGCCTCGA CTTGCAGGAGAATGCCATCGGAGACGAGGGAATGGTCGCCCTCTCCGCCGCGCTGAAGGTCAACACAACACTGGCAGATCTTCA CCTGCAAGTGGCTTCAGTTGGCGTGGCTGGTGCCCAAGCCCTGGCAGAAGCCTTGATGGTCAACAAGAGCCTGCAGATCCTAGA CTTGCGGGGAAACTCCATCGGTGTGGCAGGGGCCAAGGCGATGGCCAATGCGCTGAAGGTGAACCGCAGCCTCCGCCGGCTCAA